Proteins co-encoded in one Brassica oleracea var. oleracea cultivar TO1000 chromosome C4, BOL, whole genome shotgun sequence genomic window:
- the LOC106340986 gene encoding transcription repressor OFP2-like, whose protein sequence is MGKYKFKISDMISNPWFHKLKDMTKQSKPKSKPISSSFSSHTHNKKNPSYAPPQQSSTSHFSISLVAKSPHHNSPRNSLHRKRMSERKTLYKPSLKPITPLGFNNSKINGQDSSHCAFPALEKSTESSVYSFYQEEDDGFVDPSNFKVDTKNKAFTKYKAKGSGSIEKACPASNLTKKPLKSHLSVKINKGKQEEDDEACRETKYKKQVSSGRNSSAGINLRRVNSPRIQLSGTRRSTSRSESRQLVLESYAVMKRSVDPKKDFRESMVEMVEENNIRASKDLEDLLACYLSLNAKEYHDLIIQVFEQIWRQLTKHM, encoded by the coding sequence ATGGGAAAATACAAGTTCAAAATTTCAGATATGATCTCAAATCCATGGTTTCACAAGCTCAAAGACATGACTAAGCAGTCTAAACCCAAAAGCAAACCTATTTCTTCTTCATTTTCCTCACACACTCATAACAAGAAGAACCCCTCTTATGCTCCTCCTCAGCAGTCTTCAACCTCTCATTTTTCCATCAGCTTAGTAGCTAAAAGTCCTCACCATAACTCACCAAGAAACTCTCTTCACAGAAAAAGGATGAGTGAAAGAAAGACACTTTACAAGCCATCTCTTAAACCAATCACTCCTTTAGGTTTTAACAATAGCAAGATCAACGGTCAAGATTCATCTCACTGTGCGTTTCCAGCTCTTGAAAAGTCCACAGAGTCTTCTGTGTATAGTTTCTACCAAGAGGAAGACGATGGATTCGTTGATCCTTCCAACTTCAAGGTGGACACAAAGAACAAAGCTTTCACCAAGTACAAGGCCAAAGGGTCTGGCTCCATAGAGAAAGCTTGTCCTGCAAGTAACCTAACCAAGAAACCACTAAAAAGCCATCTTTCTGTGAAGATTAATAAAGGGAAACAAGAAGAAGATGATGAAGCATGCAGAGAGACGAAATACAAAAAGCAAGTTTCTAGTGGAAGAAACTCTTCTGCAGGAATAAACCTCAGAAGAGTAAACTCACCTAGAATTCAACTCTCAGGCACGCGTAGAAGCACGTCGAGATCAGAGAGCAGACAACTTGTTCTTGAGAGTTATGCGGTGATGAAGCGTTCCGTTGATCCAAAGAAAGATTTCAGAGAATCAATGGTGGAGATGGTAGAAGAGAACAACATCAGAGCTTCAAAAGACTTGGAGGATCTTCTTGCGTGTTACCTTTCCTTGAATGCAAAGGAGTATCATGATCTTATCATCCAGGTTTTCGAGCAAATATGGCGTCAACTTACAAAACACATGTGA
- the LOC106342812 gene encoding thylakoidal processing peptidase 1, chloroplastic-like: MAIRITFTYSSYVARNLSSSSAGAIRLGSGGFPRPRFFSSKTRPGSMYTSIAREVIGEGRRQSPLVMGLISVLKSASSGPESTLLLKSSSSLIPFKWMNRMEIDDVDRGGTAFDDGDEDDDGKESSGGRSGWVNRLLSMCSEDAKAAFTAVTVSLLFRSALAEPKSIPSASMYPTLDVGDRVMAEKVSYIFRKPEVSEIVIFKTPPILVEHGYNSNDVYIKRIVASEGDWVEVRGGKLLVNDNVQEEDFVLEPMSYEMKTMFVPKGYVFVLGDNRNKSFDSHNWGPLPIENIVGRSVFRYWPPSKVSDTIYHDQAVAKGSVAVS, encoded by the exons ATGGCGATTCGAATCACCTTCACCTACTCCTCCTATGTCGCTCGCAACCTCTCCTCCTCCTCCGCCGGAGCCATCCGTCTCGGCTCCGGCGGGTTCCCCCGCCCCAGATTCTTCTCCTCCAAGACCCGGCCCGGGTCGATGTACACCAGCATCGCCAGGGAAGTCATCGGAGAAGGGAGGAGGCAGAGCCCGCTCGTGATGGGCCTTATCTCGGTTCTTAAGTCAGCGTCGTCGGGTCCTGAGTCAACGCTCCTCTTGAAGTCTTCTTCCTCTTTGATTCCGTTTAAATGGATGAATCGGATGGAGATTGATGACGTGGACAGGGGAGGAACGGCGTTTGATGACGGTGACGAGGATGATGATGGGAAGGAGTCTAGTGGTGGAAGAAGCGGATGGGTTAATAGGCTTTTGAGTATGTGTTCGGAGGACGCTAAGGCCGCTTTCACGGCGGTTACGGTGTCTCTCCTTTTCAGGTCTGCTCTTGCTGAGCCGAAGTCGATACCTTCCGCGTCTATGTACCCTACACTCGACGTCGGTGACCGTGTTATGGCCGAGAAG GTCTCGTACATTTTCAGGAAGCCGGAGGTTTCAGAGATAGTAATCTTCAAGACTCCTCCAATCTTGGTG GAACATGGTTACAATTCCAATGATGTTTACATCAAGAGGATAGTGGCAAGTGAAGGTGACTGGGTTGAA GTTCGTGGTGGGAAGCTCCTTGTGAATGACAATGTCCAGGAAGAAGATTTTGTCCTGGAGCCAATGTCCTATGAAATGAAAACAATG TTTGTTCCCAAAGGTTATGTCTTTGTCCTGGGAGACAACCGCAACAAAAGTTTTGATTCTCATAACTG GGGTCCACTCCCGATAGAGAACATTGTTGGAAGATCTGTGTTCAGGTACTGGCCACCGAGCAAAGTATCAGACACCATATACCACGACCAGGCTGTGGCAAAGGGATCTGTTGCTGTTTCATGA
- the LOC106339312 gene encoding B3 domain-containing transcription repressor VAL1-like, whose amino-acid sequence MFQVKTGSKMCMNASCGSTSTVEWKKGWPLRSGALADLCFRCGSAYETSLFCETFHLDQSGWRECYLCNKRLHCGCIASKLVVEFMDYGGVGCSTCTNCHQPNLGKIGENPGLFSRLPMNRQHTNGENGMNVGKADLFSQPLVQGDDKREEFMPHRGFSNLIKTDRLDGGEILESSSTPSQPPSLNMPLAALPYSLNFATATKKLMDAASQPHAVQSSSSSILQTPSKSVLGTPPGTSKSAQARIGRPPNEGRGRSHLLPRYWPKYTDKELQQISGNLNLNIVPLFEKTLSASDAGRIGRLVLPKACAEAYFPPISQSEGIPLKIQDVRGKEWIFQFRFWPNNNSRMYVLEGVTPCIQSMMLQAGDTVTFSRVDPGGKLIMGFRKATHTKDIQGCGLTNGTLNEDTSSSGVTETPTSINASSCPSQNPEELKGLPEHLNSNHGGSSLKKSEVNGVKDKKRTRTVGAKSRRLLLHSEESMEVRITWEETQELIRPSPSEKPTVVVIEEHEFEEFYEPPVFGKRTIITSKPSGEQERWASCDDCSKWRKLPVEALLPAKWTCSDNVWDESRCSCSAPEESLKELENVLRMSKEYKKRRTGVSQTVRTEEELTGLDALASAAALGDTLGEEEEPATTTRHPRHRVGCSCIVCIQPPSGKGRHNSSCLCTVCSTVKRRFKTLMMRRKKKQLEREEIEAAAAADQENKEDGKTGRIDLNSDPCNRGEVEAVGVEEKEESGKGEAGECLGVAQAGDVVGVTELEGEGEKIGEESKGSKLI is encoded by the exons ATGTTCCAAGTCAAAACGGGGTCAAAGATGTGCATGAACGCATCGTGCGGCTCGACTTCTACTGTTGAATGGAAGAAAGGTTGGCCTCTTCGATCTGGTGCTCTCGCGGACCTCTGCTTTCGTTGCGG ATCGGCTTATGAGACTTCTCTTTTCTGTGAGACATTCCATTTGGACCAATCTGGTTGGAGGGAATGCTATTTATGCAACAAG AGACTTCACTGTGGATGCATTGCCTCTAAGCTCGTTGTGGAGTTTATGGACTACGGTGGTGTTGGTTGTAGTACCTGTACTAACTGCCATCAACCCAACTTG GGTAAGATAGGTGAGAATCCAGGTCTGTTTAGCAGATTGCCAATGAACAGGCAACATACTAATGGAGAAAATGGAATGAATGTTGGCAAAGCTGATCTCTTTTCTCAGCCACTAGTCCAGGGAGATGACAAAAGAGAAGAGTTCATGCCTCACCGTGGGTTTAGTAATCTCATAAAAACAGATAGGCTGGACGGTGGGGAAATACTTGAATCATCATCTACACCTTCACAGCCACCGTCTTTGAATATGCCTTTGGCAGCACTTCCTTATAGCCTTAATTTTGCAACTGCAACAAAGAAACTCATGGATGCTGCTTCTCAGCCCCACGCTGTCCAATCCTCTTCCTCTAGTATACTGCAAACACCTTCAAAATCAGTTCTTGGAACTCCTCCTGGGACTAGCAAATCTGCTCAGGCTCGGATTGGTAGGCCTCCTAATGAAGGGCGTGGGAGAAGCCATTTACTTCCTCGGTATTGGCCAAAGTATACTGATAAAGAGCTTCAGCAAATCTCCGGAAA TTTAAATTTAAACATTGTGCCTCTTTTTGAGAAAACTCTTAGTGCAAGTGATGCTGGTCGCATTGGTCGTCTCGTTCTTCCAAAAGCCTGTGCAGAG GCATATTTTCCTCCCATTAGTCAATCAGAAGGCATTCCATTGAAGATCCAAGACGTGAGGGGGAAGGAGTGGATCTTCCAGTTCAGATTCTGGCCCAATAACAACAGTAGAATGTATGTTTTAGAAGGTGTCACTCCCTGCATACAGTCCATGATGCTACAGGCTGGTGATACAG TAACTTTCAGTAGGGTTGATCCTGGTGGCAAACTAATCATGGGTTTCAGGAAGGCAACTCATACTAAAGACATACAG GGGTGTGGTCTTACTAATGGTACTTTAAACGAGGACACATCATCGTCTGGTGTTACAGAGACTCCAACCTCCATAAACGCTTCCTCGTGTCCCTCACAAAACCCTGAAGAACTGAAAGGTCTGCCTGAGCATTTAAACTCAAATCATGGTGGTAGTAGCTTGAAGAAGAGTGAGGTGAATGGAGTTAAAGACAAGAAGAGGACTCGTACTGTGGGAGCAAAAAGCAGGAGACTGCTTCTTCATAGTGAAGAATCTATGGAGGTGAGAATCACATGGGAAGAAACTCAGGAGTTGATTCGTCCTTCTCCTAGTGAAAAGCCTACCGTTGTAGTCATCGAGGAGCATGAGTTTGAAGAGTTTTAC GAACCTCCTGTGTTTGGAAAGAGGACAATTATCACTTCAAAACCTTCAGG TGAACAAGAACGATGGGCATCTTGTGATGACTGCTCTAAATGGAGAAAGTTACCTGTAGAGGCTCTTCTCCCTGCAAAGTGGACATGTTCAGACAATGTTTGGGATGAGAGCAG GTGTTCTTGTTCTGCACCTGAGGAGAGTCTGAAGGAGCTTGAGAATGTTCTTAGAATGAGCAAAG AGTACAAGAAGAGAAGAACTGGGGTGAGCCAGACAGTAAGAACTGAGGAAGAACTGACGGGTCTGGATGCACTAGCGAGTGCAGCAGCCTTGGGGGACACTTTAGGGGAAGAAGAGGAGCCTGCGACAACTACCAGACATCCAAGGCACAGGGTTGGATGCTCTTGCATTGTGTGCATTCAGCCGCCGAGTGGGAAAGGCAGGCACAACTCGAGTTGCCTGTGCACGGTGTGCAGCACAGTGAAGAGAAGGTTCAAGACGCTGATGATGAGGAGGAAGAAGAAGCAGTTAGAGCGGGAGGAAATAGAAGCAGCGGCGGCGGCGGATCAGGAGAACAAGGAGGATGGGAAAACAGGGAGGATAGATTTGAACAGTGATCCTTGTAATAGAGGAGAGGTTGAAGCTGTGGGTGTGGAGGAGAAAGAAGAGAGTGGAAAAGGAGAAGCAGGGGAGTGTTTGGGCGTGGCACAGGCCGGTGATGTTGTAGGAGTAACGGAGTTAGAAGGAGAGGGTGAGAAAATCGGTGAAGAGTCGAAAGGTTCAAAGCTGATATAG
- the LOC106337156 gene encoding trans-cinnamate 4-monooxygenase-like: MDLLLVEKSLIAVFVAVVLATVVSKLRGKKLKLPPSPIPIPIFGNWLQVGDDLNHRKLVDYAKKFGDLFLFKMGQRNIVVVSSPDLTKEVLHTQGVEFGSRHRNMVYDIFTGKGQDMVFTVYGEHWRKMRRIMTVPFFTNKVVQQNHEGWEFEAASVVEDVKKNPDAATKGIVVRKRLQLMVYNNMFGIMFGKRFESEDDPLFLRLKFLNGERGRLTQSFEYNYGDFIPILRPFLRGYLKICQDVKDRRFALFKKYFVDDRKQVATPKPTGVGGLKCAIDHILEAQNKGEINEDNVLYIVENINVAAIETTLTSMEWGIAELVNHPDIQSKLRNEIDTVLGLGVQVTEPELHRLPYLQAVIKETVRRRMAVPLLVPHMNLKDAKLAGYDIPEESRILINAWWLANNPDSWNSPEEFRPERFLEEEAHVEANGNDFRYVPFGAGRRSCPGIILALPILGITIGRLVQNFELLPPPGQSKIDTSEKRGQFSLQILNQSTIVMKPRAF, encoded by the exons ATGGACCTTCTCTTGGTGGAGAAGTCTCTCATCGCCGTCTTCGTGGCGGTGGTTCTAGCCACAGTGGTTTCCAAGCTCCGCGGCAAGAAACTGAAGCTACCTCCTAGTCCTATACCTATTCCTATCTTCGGAAACTGGCTCCAGGTCGGAGATGATCTCAACCACCGTAAACTCGTGGACTACGCTAAAAAGTTCGGAGACCTCTTCCTTTTCAAGATGGGTCAGCGAAACATAGTGGTCGTCTCTTCGCCTGATCTAACCAAGGAAGTGCTCCACACACAAGGCGTAGAGTTTGGTTCCCGACACAGAAACATGGTGTACGATATCTTCACCGGGAAGGGACAAGACATGGTGTTCACCGTGTACGGCGAGCACTGGAGGAAGATGCGACGTATCATGACGGTTCCCTTCTTCACCAACAAAGTGGTTCAGCAGAATCATGAAGGATGGGAGTTCGAAGCCGCGAGCGTTGTGGAGGATGTGAAGAAGAATCCTGACGCAGCTACGAAAGGGATCGTGGTGAGGAAGCGTTTGCAGTTGATGGTGTATAACAACATGTTCGGTATCATGTTTGGTAAGAGGTTTGAGAGTGAAGATGATCCTCTTTTTCTCAGGCTCAAGTTCTTGAACGGAGAGAGAGGCAGGTTGACTCAGAGCTTTGAGTATAACTATGGAGATTTCATCCCTATCCTCAGGCCGTTCTTGAGAGGGTATTTGAAGATCTGCCAGGATGTGAAGGACCGAAGATTTGCGCTCTTCAAGAAGTACTTTGTTGACGACAGGAA GCAAGTTGCGACCCCTAAGCCTACAGGAGTTGGAGGATTGAAATGCGCCATTGATCACATCCTTGAAGCTCAAAACAAGGGAGAAATCAATGAGGACAACGTTCTTTACATCGTTGAGAACATCAATGTCGCTG CGATTGAGACAACACTAACGTCTATGGAGTGGGGAATAGCAGAGCTAGTGAACCATCCTGATATCCAGAGCAAGCTAAGGAACGAAATCGACACGGTTCTTGGACTAGGCGTGCAAGTCACGGAGCCTGAGCTTCACAGGCTTCCATACCTCCAAGCTGTGATCAAGGAGACAGTCCGTAGAAGAATGGCTGTTCCTCTCCTCGTGCCTCACATGAACCTCAAAGACGCTAAACTTGCTGGCTACGACATCCCAGAAGAAAGCAGAATCTTGATCAATGCCTGGTGGCTAGCAAACAACCCTGACAGCTGGAATTCGCCTGAAGAGTTTAGACCCGAGAGGTTCCTCGAAGAAGAGGCGCATGTGGAAGCAAACGGTAATGACTTCAGGTATGTACCGTTTGGTGCTGGACGTAGAAGCTGTCCTGGGATTATATTGGCCTTGCCCATTTTAGGAATCACCATTGGTAGGTTGGTTCAGAACTTCGAGCTCCTTCCTCCTCCGGGACAGTCTAAAATCGATACCTCTGAGAAAAGGGGACAGTTCAGCTTGCAGATCCTTAACCAATCCACAATAGTAATGAAACCAAGGGCCTTCTGA
- the LOC106342634 gene encoding trans-cinnamate 4-monooxygenase-like encodes MDLLLLEKSLIAVFAAVVLATVISKLRGKKLNLPPGPIPIPIFGNWLQVGDDLNHRNLVDYAKKFGDLFLLRMGQRNLVVVSSPNLTKEVLHTQGVEFGSRTRNVVFDIFTGKGQDMVFTVYGEHWRKMRRIMTVPFFTSKVVQRNREGWEFEAASVVEDVKKNLDSATKGIVLRKRLQLMMYNNMFRIMFDRRFESEDDPLFLRLKALNGERSRLAQSFEYNYGDFIPILRPFLRGYLKICQDVKDRRLSLFKKYFVEERKQIASSKATGSEGLKCAIDHILDAQQKGEINEDNVLYIVENINVAAIETTLWSIEWGVAELVNHPEIQTKLRNEIDTVLGPGVQVTEPELHKLPYLQAVIKETLRLRMAIPLLVPHMNLNVAKLAGYDIPAESKILVNAWWLANNPNSWKKPEEFRPERFFEEEAHVEANGNDFRYVPFGVGRRSCPGIILALPILGITIGRLVQNFELLPPPGQSKVDTSEKGGQFSLHILNHSTIVMKPRTF; translated from the exons ATGGATCTTCTCTTGTTGGAAAAGTCTCTCATCGCCGTCTTCGCGGCGGTGGTTCTCGCCACCGTGATCTCCAAGCTCCGCGGCAAGAAACTAAACCTACCTCCTGGTCCTATCCCCATTCCCATCTTCGGAAACTGGCTCCAAGTCGGAGATGATCTCAACCACCGCAACCTCGTCGACTACGCCAAGAAGTTCGGAGACCTCTTCCTCCTCCGTATGGGACAGAGGAACCTAGTCGTCGTCTCTTCTCCCAATCTCACCAAAGAAGTGCTCCACACGCAAGGCGTGGAGTTCGGATCTCGAACGAGAAACGTCGTCTTCGACATCTTCACAGGCAAAGGACAGGACATGGTGTTCACCGTCTACGGTGAGCACTGGCGTAAGATGAGAAGGATCATGACGGTTCCGTTTTTCACCAGCAAAGTTGTGCAGCGGAACAGGGAAGGTTGGGAGTTCGAAGCTGCGAGCGTTGTGGAGGACGTGAAGAAGAATCTTGATTCCGCCACGAAAGGGATTGTGTTAAGGAAACGCTTGCAGTTGATGATGTACAACAACATGTTCCGTATCATGTTTGATAGAAGGTTCGAGAGTGAGGATGATCCTCTGTTTCTACGGCTTAAGGCCTTGAACGGAGAGAGAAGCAGGTTGGCTCAGAGCTTTGAGTACAACTATGGAGACTTCATCCCTATCCTTAGGCCGTTCTTGAGAGGCTACTTGAAGATTTGTCAAGATGTGAAGGATCGGAGACTATCGCTTTTCAAGAAGTACTTCGTTGAGGAGAGGAA GCAGATTGCGAGCTCTAAGGCTACGGGTAGCGAGGGGTTGAAATGTGCCATCGATCACATTCTTGATGCTCAACAGAAGGGGGAGATCAATGAGGACAACGTTCTTTACATTGTTGAGAACATTAATGTCGCTG CGATTGAGACAACATTGTGGTCCATCGAATGGGGAGTTGCGGAGCTAGTGAACCATCCTGAGATCCAAACCAAGCTAAGGAACGAAATCGACACAGTTCTTGGACCAGGCGTGCAAGTCACAGAGCCTGAGCTTCACAAGCTTCCATACCTCCAAGCCGTGATCAAGGAGACGCTTCGACTAAGAATGGCTATTCCCCTCCTAGTCCCTCACATGAACCTCAACGTCGCTAAGCTCGCCGGCTACGATATCCCAGCGGAAAGCAAGATCCTGGTCAATGCCTGGTGGCTAGCAAACAACCCTAACAGCTGGAAGAAGCCTGAAGAGTTTAGACCCGAGAGGTTTTTTGAAGAAGAGGCGCACGTGGAAGCCAATGGTAACGACTTTAGGTATGTGCCGTTTGGTGTTGGGCGTAGAAGCTGTCCTGGGATTATATTGGCGTTGCCCATTTTGGGAATCACTATTGGTAGGTTGGTTCAAAACTTTGAGCTACTTCCTCCTCCGGGACAGTCTAAAGTGGATACTTCTGAGAAAGGTGGACAGTTTAGCTTGCACATCCTTAACCACTCCACAATCGTAATGAAGCCAAGGACCTTTTGA
- the LOC106336557 gene encoding protein NETWORKED 4B, protein MASSAALSKKQFKRSMTKKSHSWWWDSHNCPKNSKWLAENLEKMDDRVNHMLKLIEEDADSFAKKAQMYYQKRPELIHLVEEFYRMYRALAERYDQASGELQKNVSSGIQSQASLEQSSPKEEDSSSLTEDSGSDSDSKSVPDDEDGDEALIRRMADLELELQETKQKLLLQQENVNNNTDFLHKITVYEGELREANEKIRMHEEEISNLKIELQSCMSSRTEDAAGATKVQDLEEELSIAKEKLQHFEKEISCLRSELEISKAEEEKLQSLQHELKLAQNDADAEKKEVLRLQERMIMVESSLQHKDNEIRELKAAVSDAEEKVITEKEDMKGEMSKLLEERRQLEEKLRLVTEEKAEMEEKLRGESQKISVMSDESDVLREESGKKEEKIKEMEKHMKELHMEQVRLRRRSSELSEEVEKTRVAASEVAEQKREAIRQLCVSLDYYKDGYERLWKAVAGHKRRVVLAN, encoded by the exons ATGGCCTCGTCCGCG GCTCTTAGCAAGAAGCAGTTTAAGAGATCAATGACCAAGAAATCACACTCATGGTGGTGGGACAGTCACAACTGTCCCAAGAACTCAAAATGGCTTGCAGAGAATCTAGAGA AGATGGATGACCGTGTGAACCACATGTTAAAGCTTATTGAAGAAGACGCAGACTCTTTTGCCAAGAAAGCTCAGATGTATTACCAGAAGCGTCCCGAGTTAATCCACCTTGTTGAAGAATTTTACCGCATGTACCGTGCACTGGCTGAGCGTTATGATCAAGCTAGTGGTGAACTTCAGAAAAACGTATCCTCAGGGATCCAATCACAAGCCTCTCTTGAGCAATCATCTCCTAAAGAGGAAGACTCATCATCTTTGACTGAGGATTCTGGTTCTGATTCTGACTCTAAGTCGGTTCCTGATGATGAAGATGGTGATGAGGCATTGATCCGTAGGATGGCTGATCTAGAGCTTGAGCTTCAAGAAACGAAACAGAAGCTCCTTCTCCAGCAAGAAAATGTCAACAACAACACTGATTTTCTTCACAAGATTACTGTATATGAAGGAGAGCTTAGAGAAGCTAATGAAAAGATTCGCATGCATGAAGAAGAGATCTCTAATCTGAAGATTGAGCTTCAGAGCTGCATGTCCTCTCGAACTGAAGATGCAGCAGGAGCTACAAAAGTGCAGGACCTGGAGGAAGAGCTGAGTATCGCAAAAGAGAAGCTTCAGCACTTTGAGAAAGAGATTTCTTGTTTGAGAAGCGAGCTTGAGATCAGTAAAGCTGAAGAGGAGAAGCTTCAGAGCTTACAGCATGAGCTCAAGTTGGCTCAGAATGATGCTGATGCTGAGAAGAAAGAAGTGTTGAGGTTGCAAGAGAGGATGATAATGGTGGAATCCAGTTTACAGCACAAAGATAACGAGATAAGGGAACTGAAAGCTGCAGTCTCTGACGCTGAAGAGAAGGTTATTACAGAGAAAGAAGATATGAAGGGAGAAATGTCAAAGCTACTTGAAGAACGAAGACAACTTGAAGAGAAACTAAGACTGGTCACAGAAGAGAAAGCTGAAATGGAGGAGAAGCTTAGAGGAGAGTCCCAGAAGATAAGTGTAATGAGCGATGAGAGTGATGTGCTAAGAGAAGAGAGTGGGAAGAAAGAAGAGAAGATAAAGGAAATGGAAAAGCATATGAAGGAGCTTCACATGGAGCAAGTCAGGCTGAGAAGACGATCAAGTGAGCTTTCAGAAGAAGTGGAGAAGACAAGAGTGGCTGCATCAGAGGTGGCTGAGCAGAAAAGAGAAGCGATAAGGCAATTGTGTGTGTCTCTTGACTATTACAAAGATGGGTACGAGAGGCTTTGGAAGGCTGTTGCAGGACATAAGAGAAGAGTGGTCTTAGCTAATTAA